One window of Desulfobacca acetoxidans DSM 11109 genomic DNA carries:
- a CDS encoding class I SAM-dependent methyltransferase — MNENDAIALYRSLWIECVEATPYHYLSENTMEQRRVRNAPTYHAKASSSPHVLAMVDDLLRRTQTHESIRSVLEIGAGTGVFTIPLAKRVPRVTVIDPSPGMLGVLRHNLKLENLSNVEIIEGSWPRSFSGKRYDLVLAANCLLAFYDLHEALSRMIQSANRALCLINPMTPRPRPHDPEFRQRLKQIDRGPDTDSLHLLLGMLGTESVYPLVRIFSTPSWSYPDVGKLHDRWAEALNLESEEEHAQLRSLLTENMRESEQGWTVPGISFHFLLWADLTVNDNAQPRRNNGKQGGP, encoded by the coding sequence ATGAACGAAAACGACGCCATCGCTCTCTATCGATCCCTGTGGATCGAATGCGTCGAAGCAACCCCGTATCACTATCTGTCCGAGAACACCATGGAACAAAGAAGAGTCAGGAATGCTCCAACCTATCATGCAAAAGCTTCTTCGTCTCCTCACGTTCTGGCTATGGTCGATGATCTTCTGAGGCGCACACAGACGCATGAATCGATCCGTTCGGTCTTGGAGATTGGCGCCGGAACCGGTGTGTTCACGATACCTCTGGCGAAGAGAGTGCCCAGAGTCACCGTGATCGATCCCTCGCCCGGAATGCTCGGAGTATTGCGACACAATTTGAAACTCGAAAATCTCTCCAACGTTGAAATTATCGAAGGTTCCTGGCCCCGAAGTTTTTCCGGCAAACGTTATGACCTCGTACTGGCGGCGAACTGCCTGCTCGCTTTTTACGACCTGCATGAAGCATTGTCCCGAATGATTCAATCAGCGAATCGGGCCTTGTGTCTGATCAACCCGATGACCCCACGACCGCGCCCCCATGATCCGGAATTCAGACAGCGTCTGAAGCAAATCGATCGTGGACCGGACACCGACAGCCTCCACCTTCTGCTGGGAATGCTCGGCACCGAGTCCGTCTACCCCCTGGTCCGCATCTTCAGCACCCCGTCCTGGAGCTATCCCGATGTGGGCAAGCTTCATGATCGTTGGGCAGAGGCATTGAACCTCGAATCGGAAGAAGAGCACGCCCAATTAAGATCGCTCCTGACCGAAAACATGCGGGAGAGCGAACAAGGATGGACCGTCCCCGGTATCTCTTTCCACTTCCTCCTCTGGGCGGACCTCACCGTGAACGACAACGCTCAGCCACGGCGGAACAACGGAAAGCAAGGCGGACCTTAA
- a CDS encoding TonB-dependent receptor gives MEQVIITTESLKFKEEKEKEPAMIKIFTSQDIEKMNLKDAWDILYHISGITLMKYTGGGIGQARVAIRGQMLHAGANHFAVFLDDVPLNEPGGAGPIFAGQADLNSITPEMIDYVEVIKGPFDIDAGDFNTAAVIKFYTKKYSKKSSITAEGGSYGYARGQASLSNEFLSNFKHFTSIEFKRQDGFADNTDIDYFVNANSNITYGDLNANHTTLSLTAFSYDAKVPTGFGKVYWDGGAWKLAPNDSDGRTKDEARFALNNVWIISPQWKWTNLAWARYWQGTWWEDTHLVWTGSQQREQYQKRNDFGYRSHLDYDTEIWGRYFQAIVGFDFRKDFYDTDQWRTDGHRNRVNKTLGFDGDYIQVASYFKMQMDIVPSVRAYVGLRYDHIRYDVDSEFSDNFKVESNPVSPKGGVTWQATENISFFVQASKGTRTPDPQYANEDGVTTSINYEIGSKGHFLGGRLNYMISGYYTQLKDVNVRETASQKYLFTGDQNVPGVEVELSANVIKPLTLWATFGYNWAEWENPKDVEGKGIVGVDPWDFSLGADYDSGFGIRGRIEYITNGRQWMNSNYDRREPKTYQIINLLLMYNPMKNLEIFLKANNLLDERYCTWPAYDFYRPEPGINFTGGLKLSF, from the coding sequence TTGGAACAAGTCATTATTACCACCGAGAGTTTGAAATTCAAGGAGGAAAAGGAAAAAGAACCGGCGATGATAAAGATTTTCACCAGTCAGGATATTGAAAAAATGAACCTCAAGGATGCATGGGATATTTTATATCATATCAGCGGCATCACTTTGATGAAATATACGGGTGGCGGAATCGGTCAAGCCCGCGTGGCGATACGGGGACAAATGCTTCATGCCGGCGCCAATCACTTTGCCGTGTTTCTCGATGATGTTCCTTTAAACGAACCCGGCGGAGCAGGCCCTATTTTTGCCGGACAGGCCGACTTGAACAGCATTACTCCCGAGATGATCGATTATGTTGAAGTCATCAAGGGACCGTTCGACATCGATGCGGGAGATTTCAATACGGCAGCTGTGATCAAATTCTACACCAAGAAGTACAGCAAGAAGTCTTCCATCACAGCAGAGGGTGGCAGTTATGGATACGCTCGTGGGCAAGCCAGTCTGAGTAATGAATTCCTCAGTAACTTTAAACACTTTACATCAATAGAATTCAAACGTCAGGACGGCTTCGCCGATAACACCGATATCGATTATTTCGTGAACGCCAATTCCAACATCACCTATGGCGATCTCAATGCAAACCATACGACCCTGTCTCTGACAGCCTTCTCTTACGATGCCAAGGTCCCGACCGGCTTCGGCAAGGTATATTGGGATGGGGGAGCATGGAAACTGGCTCCCAATGATTCGGACGGACGCACCAAGGACGAGGCGCGATTCGCCTTGAACAATGTCTGGATCATTTCACCGCAATGGAAGTGGACCAATCTGGCATGGGCCAGGTATTGGCAGGGCACGTGGTGGGAAGACACGCATCTTGTGTGGACCGGTTCCCAACAACGTGAACAGTACCAAAAACGCAACGACTTCGGTTACCGTTCTCACCTGGATTACGATACCGAAATCTGGGGACGGTATTTTCAGGCCATTGTCGGCTTCGATTTCCGAAAGGATTTCTACGATACGGATCAGTGGCGGACCGACGGCCACCGGAACAGAGTAAACAAAACTCTGGGATTCGACGGCGATTACATTCAGGTTGCCAGCTATTTCAAGATGCAAATGGATATTGTGCCGTCCGTGCGGGCTTACGTGGGACTACGCTACGATCACATCAGATACGATGTTGACAGTGAGTTTTCGGACAATTTCAAAGTGGAGTCGAATCCTGTTTCTCCCAAAGGGGGAGTAACCTGGCAGGCTACGGAAAACATCAGCTTTTTCGTTCAGGCATCCAAAGGAACCCGGACCCCCGACCCTCAATACGCAAACGAGGACGGAGTCACCACATCGATCAACTATGAAATCGGCTCCAAGGGACATTTTCTGGGAGGGCGACTGAACTACATGATCAGCGGCTACTATACCCAGCTTAAGGACGTGAATGTCAGAGAGACCGCCTCGCAAAAATATCTTTTCACCGGAGATCAGAACGTGCCTGGCGTGGAGGTCGAGCTGTCGGCCAACGTGATCAAGCCCCTCACCCTATGGGCAACCTTCGGTTACAACTGGGCCGAATGGGAAAACCCCAAAGATGTCGAAGGCAAAGGGATCGTAGGTGTAGACCCGTGGGATTTCAGTTTAGGCGCAGACTACGATTCCGGTTTCGGAATCAGAGGGCGCATCGAATACATTACGAACGGCAGGCAGTGGATGAACTCGAACTATGACCGCCGAGAACCAAAAACCTATCAGATCATCAACCTCCTCCTAATGTATAACCCGATGAAGAATTTGGAAATTTTCCTCAAAGCGAACAACCTGTTGGATGAACGGTATTGTACGTGGCCTGCTTATGATTTCTACCGGCCCGAGCCGGGAATCAACTTCACGGGCGGATTGAAACTCAGTTTCTGA
- a CDS encoding ABC transporter substrate-binding protein, with protein MRIPASHSLKRLWIVLIASALVATGCGDTAADSGELRTLRMGSFRSEVKLLNPWDEGLFVNIPASLIHSKLVEYAPDYRIVPMLAESWEISEGGKALTFHLKHGVRWHDDLPVTAMDAAFTLEFYKKHERWSQWAQYLERVTVWDTHTFTVHLMKDVGFFLLQSWLPTSTVILPEHVWRDVVRPREYSGANALVGCGPYRFEHYDPAAQSLTLTANPHYFGGQPAAERLIWRQFKSFDSLLLSMIKGDIDGLMEYYSPFPLSRLRAIEGSPVELLSTPDMGVPAVLFFNHRKFPMNDLRFREAVACAVNYEEILRVVAENRGQPPVRGFMPPAYRYFKQRQQQLEQNLVRAAGLLDQTGLVRSTEGVRTTPDGKPLRLDLLVQGGSRYPHLVQTAKLVARHLRGIGIEATPVVYDFTVADSKLFGLRDYDICVGRLLPLDVIAGCGTLVLADSPGNMGTCRDARLLALTEAFYRAKDDEQMRQAAWALQEYYASQLPAFALYHGQVYYPCRSDRFEGWTVMSGGVVNSQTWSGIRLRNSQSSEP; from the coding sequence ATGCGAATTCCGGCATCTCATTCACTGAAGCGGTTATGGATTGTGCTGATCGCTTCAGCACTTGTCGCGACCGGTTGCGGCGATACGGCGGCCGATTCCGGTGAGTTGCGCACGTTGCGGATGGGAAGCTTCAGATCCGAAGTGAAACTTCTCAATCCCTGGGACGAAGGACTTTTCGTGAATATCCCGGCGTCCCTGATCCATTCCAAACTGGTTGAATACGCGCCCGATTACCGTATCGTACCGATGCTGGCCGAAAGCTGGGAGATTTCGGAAGGCGGCAAAGCCCTTACGTTCCACTTGAAACACGGCGTGCGATGGCATGACGATCTACCGGTCACCGCCATGGATGCAGCGTTCACTCTCGAATTCTATAAAAAGCATGAGCGATGGTCGCAGTGGGCACAATACCTGGAGCGCGTCACTGTATGGGATACGCATACCTTCACCGTTCATCTTATGAAAGATGTGGGTTTTTTCCTGCTGCAATCGTGGCTCCCGACCAGCACCGTCATCCTGCCCGAACACGTATGGAGAGATGTTGTCCGTCCGCGAGAGTATTCGGGAGCGAATGCATTGGTCGGCTGCGGTCCCTATCGGTTCGAGCACTACGACCCTGCGGCCCAGTCGCTGACGCTCACCGCAAATCCGCACTATTTCGGGGGACAGCCCGCAGCGGAACGGCTGATCTGGCGCCAGTTCAAATCCTTCGATTCCCTTTTGCTTTCGATGATCAAAGGGGACATCGACGGCCTGATGGAGTACTATAGTCCGTTTCCCTTGTCACGACTCAGAGCGATAGAGGGGTCGCCCGTTGAGTTGCTTTCCACACCGGATATGGGAGTTCCTGCAGTCCTGTTTTTCAATCATCGCAAGTTTCCGATGAATGATCTCAGATTTCGCGAGGCCGTGGCTTGCGCCGTGAACTACGAGGAAATTCTGCGGGTGGTTGCGGAGAACCGGGGGCAACCGCCCGTTCGTGGCTTTATGCCTCCTGCCTATCGCTATTTCAAACAGAGGCAGCAGCAGCTCGAACAGAACCTCGTCCGAGCCGCCGGTCTTCTCGATCAAACGGGCTTGGTCCGATCCACCGAAGGCGTGCGCACAACGCCGGACGGAAAACCTTTGCGCTTGGATCTGCTGGTGCAGGGGGGATCACGGTATCCGCATCTCGTTCAGACTGCGAAACTGGTCGCCCGGCATCTGAGGGGAATCGGGATCGAGGCCACACCTGTCGTTTACGATTTCACCGTAGCAGATAGCAAACTTTTCGGTCTCAGGGATTACGACATCTGCGTGGGACGACTTTTGCCGCTGGATGTGATTGCAGGCTGCGGAACGTTAGTGCTTGCGGACTCCCCCGGCAACATGGGAACCTGCCGGGATGCTCGGTTGCTTGCTCTCACCGAAGCCTTTTACAGGGCCAAAGACGACGAACAAATGCGTCAGGCGGCTTGGGCGTTGCAGGAATACTACGCCTCTCAACTACCCGCTTTCGCCCTGTATCATGGGCAAGTTTACTATCCTTGCCGATCCGATCGGTTCGAGGGTTGGACAGTGATGAGCGGTGGGGTCGTCAATTCCCAGACATGGTCAGGCATCCGGTTGAGAAATTCACAAAGTTCCGAGCCGTGA
- a CDS encoding ABC transporter permease, whose translation MYAHATARILKYTMAVITVVTLHFILIRMMPGDPLVGLLGTRNYYSLLSLDPEALKAAGAEYGLDRPIHVQYAKHMGRLLRGDLGHTPYYGKPVLEVILFRMKWTLILLVPAVILSTVLGGSLGALAGWETNSKTDRLLTATFLFLQAMPGYCMGLILVLILSFHAGLFPLSGMAGEGSEGATRIGDLIRHTVLPIAALVLHGSATPYIVMRSVVRQSAGENYVLTAIALGLTGRRVLFRHIVPNVLPTLITTVALECGHMVGGVLLVETVFSWQGMGTLIYDAVVSRDYPLLSGCLLFLTIGVIAANALADLACTFIDPRVRDGMSHG comes from the coding sequence ATGTACGCGCACGCGACTGCCCGCATCCTTAAATACACAATGGCGGTGATCACCGTTGTCACCCTTCATTTCATTCTCATACGGATGATGCCAGGCGATCCGCTGGTGGGCCTGCTCGGGACGAGGAATTACTATTCCTTGCTTTCTCTCGATCCCGAAGCCTTAAAAGCGGCCGGAGCGGAATATGGGCTGGATCGACCGATTCATGTGCAATATGCAAAACATATGGGGCGACTGTTGCGGGGAGATCTCGGTCACACCCCGTATTACGGCAAACCGGTGTTGGAAGTGATCCTGTTTCGAATGAAATGGACGCTGATTCTCCTTGTTCCGGCGGTGATTCTGTCGACAGTGTTGGGCGGATCGTTGGGGGCTCTGGCGGGGTGGGAGACGAACTCGAAGACGGACCGGCTGCTGACTGCAACATTCCTCTTCTTACAAGCGATGCCGGGATATTGCATGGGTTTGATTCTCGTGCTGATCCTGTCGTTCCATGCCGGTTTATTTCCGCTGAGCGGAATGGCGGGAGAAGGCAGCGAGGGAGCCACACGGATCGGAGACCTGATTCGACACACAGTCCTTCCCATTGCCGCCCTTGTCTTGCATGGATCGGCGACGCCTTATATCGTCATGCGGAGTGTCGTGCGGCAAAGTGCGGGAGAAAACTACGTCTTGACAGCAATTGCCCTGGGGCTTACGGGACGCAGAGTACTTTTCCGGCATATCGTGCCGAACGTATTGCCCACGTTGATAACGACAGTGGCTTTGGAATGCGGGCATATGGTCGGAGGTGTGCTGCTGGTGGAGACGGTTTTCTCTTGGCAAGGCATGGGTACGTTGATATACGACGCTGTGGTTTCGCGTGATTATCCCCTGTTGTCGGGCTGCCTGCTCTTTCTTACTATCGGAGTTATTGCGGCGAATGCATTAGCCGACCTAGCCTGTACGTTTATCGACCCCAGAGTGCGGGATGGAATGAGTCATGGGTAG
- a CDS encoding dipeptide/oligopeptide/nickel ABC transporter permease/ATP-binding protein, protein MGRDVLILLFESGKFSLAVGLAAAVPATLFGAVVGIASGYFRGRTDAVSIVLCDVFLLIPGLPLMIVVTSYLKPGFRSIAPTIAVLSWAGTARVVRASVMQVRGMPFIVATRALGVSHFHIMLRHVLPHVRQLVLARGCLAVSGAMLAEAGLSFLGLGDPIRSSWGTMLYNAFSHGAVVNGFYWLYLPPVFCISLTVLAFTLSGLAFEPAVPRSGAFRVRIRYGRDSTPCSELTASLICNQTDTQNVILSVRSLTVEFPESNDMHRCVLDHVDFCVREQEKVALIGETGSGKSLLLTTLLRLLPGDARVSGEILFRGRNLLQLTNKQMRELRRYRLAYVPQTAGNALNPVLSIGFQVAESICSNCRTSRSSAYAKANDFLHRMGIREVDLRRLDYPHRYSGGMKQRALLAMALAREADLLLVDEPTKGLDYKAKNELLNVLTEFRDEAILMVTHDLWFAERFADRIAVMTGSTVVEEASRKHFFSNPLHPYSQALLAALPSRGMKVALAPTPRNADRQKTGCPFQRECRHATGRCLERPPLFLRDGCVVRCWLYAS, encoded by the coding sequence TTGGGGCGCGACGTGTTGATTCTGCTCTTTGAAAGTGGGAAGTTTTCTCTTGCTGTAGGATTGGCAGCAGCTGTTCCTGCGACACTGTTCGGTGCCGTAGTCGGCATCGCATCGGGTTATTTTCGCGGTCGAACCGACGCCGTATCGATAGTGCTCTGCGACGTTTTCTTGCTGATTCCGGGCTTGCCGCTCATGATCGTCGTTACTTCATATTTGAAACCCGGCTTCCGAAGTATTGCACCGACTATTGCCGTGCTCAGCTGGGCCGGTACGGCACGGGTCGTGCGTGCGTCCGTGATGCAAGTGAGAGGAATGCCCTTCATCGTTGCCACCCGGGCTTTGGGAGTGTCCCATTTTCACATAATGCTCCGGCATGTCCTGCCCCATGTCCGTCAGCTGGTTCTGGCTAGGGGATGTCTGGCGGTATCCGGCGCCATGTTGGCCGAGGCCGGTCTGAGCTTCCTGGGACTGGGCGATCCCATCCGAAGCAGTTGGGGAACAATGCTTTATAATGCCTTTTCACATGGAGCAGTGGTGAACGGATTTTACTGGTTGTACCTGCCGCCGGTGTTTTGTATCTCTCTGACGGTGCTCGCCTTCACGCTTTCGGGGTTGGCTTTCGAACCTGCCGTGCCGCGCTCGGGCGCTTTCCGGGTAAGGATAAGATACGGCCGGGATTCAACCCCTTGCTCTGAGCTCACTGCGTCCCTGATCTGCAACCAGACGGACACTCAAAATGTGATTCTTTCCGTTAGGAGTCTGACGGTGGAGTTTCCCGAATCGAACGACATGCACCGGTGTGTGCTGGATCACGTGGACTTTTGCGTCAGAGAGCAAGAAAAGGTTGCACTGATCGGCGAGACCGGCAGCGGCAAGAGCCTGCTGCTTACAACATTGCTCCGGTTGCTGCCGGGAGACGCCCGGGTTTCGGGGGAAATTCTTTTTCGGGGTCGGAACCTCCTGCAGCTTACAAACAAGCAGATGCGCGAACTGAGAAGGTATAGATTGGCTTACGTACCTCAGACTGCCGGCAACGCCCTAAACCCCGTTCTCAGTATCGGCTTTCAGGTGGCCGAATCGATATGCTCAAACTGCCGGACGAGCAGGTCTTCCGCGTATGCAAAGGCAAATGACTTTCTGCACCGGATGGGTATCCGGGAGGTCGATCTTAGGAGGCTCGATTATCCTCACCGATACAGTGGCGGCATGAAACAACGCGCCTTGTTGGCCATGGCGCTTGCTCGTGAAGCAGACCTGTTGTTGGTCGACGAACCGACCAAAGGACTGGATTACAAGGCGAAGAACGAGCTTTTGAATGTCCTCACGGAGTTCCGGGACGAGGCGATTCTGATGGTGACGCATGATTTATGGTTTGCAGAACGGTTCGCCGACCGTATAGCAGTGATGACCGGTTCGACGGTCGTAGAAGAAGCCTCTCGGAAACATTTCTTTTCAAATCCTCTGCACCCTTATTCACAGGCATTGCTGGCCGCCCTGCCCTCCCGCGGCATGAAGGTTGCCCTCGCTCCGACTCCACGGAACGCTGACCGGCAAAAAACGGGATGCCCATTTCAGCGGGAATGCCGCCATGCAACCGGGCGTTGTCTTGAGCGTCCCCCTCTTTTCCTGCGCGACGGTTGCGTCGTGAGGTGCTGGCTTTATGCTTCTTGA
- a CDS encoding ABC transporter ATP-binding protein translates to MLLEAVGLAKAFRMGFSRNRVRQVLRGINLCLERGETLGIVGDSGSGKSTLCLILAGLSNPDRGCLMLGGTNVRGMRGSQRMRFHRRVQILFQHPETVFDPLRTLRYSLIEPLRTHGLPVSEEIIALQLRRVGLDTAVLSRRPAQLSGGELQRLAIARALVLQPEVIILDEPTSMLDAITQARIMRLLEDIREANDISYLFVSHDLPLVRLFSDRVCLLQEGTLESFELR, encoded by the coding sequence ATGCTTCTTGAAGCCGTCGGATTGGCCAAAGCCTTCCGGATGGGCTTTTCCAGGAACCGTGTCAGGCAAGTGCTGAGAGGTATAAATCTCTGTCTGGAACGTGGTGAAACCCTCGGTATCGTGGGAGACAGTGGCTCAGGCAAGAGCACTCTCTGCCTTATCTTGGCGGGTCTGTCAAATCCCGATAGGGGATGTCTCATGCTCGGAGGAACGAATGTCCGGGGTATGCGCGGAAGTCAACGAATGCGATTCCATCGGCGGGTGCAGATACTCTTCCAGCATCCCGAAACCGTGTTCGATCCGCTCCGGACGCTTCGTTACAGCTTGATCGAACCCCTCCGCACACATGGGCTGCCGGTTTCGGAAGAGATCATCGCCTTACAGCTCCGTCGTGTCGGCCTCGACACTGCGGTCCTGTCTCGCCGTCCGGCACAACTCAGCGGGGGAGAACTCCAGCGGTTGGCCATAGCACGAGCGCTGGTTCTACAACCGGAAGTCATAATTTTAGATGAACCCACCAGCATGCTCGATGCGATCACTCAGGCACGCATCATGCGCTTACTGGAAGACATCCGAGAAGCAAACGACATCTCCTATCTGTTTGTCAGCCACGATCTCCCTCTGGTCCGGTTGTTCAGCGACAGGGTGTGCCTGCTGCAGGAAGGCACGCTCGAATCGTTTGAACTCCGGTAA
- a CDS encoding alkaline phosphatase — MKLRKISPRLAALLAVLILLLAGSAAQAETAKNVILMISDGWGYNQVKATDYYNGSAAVFENFSVQYGMSTYSMGKMPKTGFLPPGTPISPVGYDTNKAWSDFNYVKSGYTDSASAATAMATGVKIFDNVLNMDVYGNKLKTITEYAAEQGKATGVVTSVEISHATPAGMYAHNVSRNNFTELANEMLAGPLNVIMGAGNPRYDNNGNYLFTPNSYKYVGGEDTWNDLRTGSHTNNWSLIESETAFEALASASATPERVVGVAEVYETLQQSRKPAPGPNVLLDPDDDTPLNDSVPSLALMTKGALNVLDNDPDGFFLMIEGGAVDWANHANQLGRLIQEQSDFNDSVQVVVDWVLANGGWDENLLIVTGDHECGYLWGPTPGVFNEVVDNGAGNLPGAYFNSGSHTNSIIPLYAEGAGSELFAGYADELDLVRGSYLDNTELFQVMKAQVVPTPLPGTVWLMGFGLSGLIVSGLRRWQI, encoded by the coding sequence ATGAAGTTACGAAAGATAAGTCCCCGTCTTGCCGCTCTCCTGGCAGTCCTGATTTTATTGCTGGCCGGCAGCGCGGCCCAGGCGGAGACGGCTAAAAATGTCATTTTAATGATTTCTGACGGTTGGGGCTACAATCAGGTCAAGGCCACCGACTACTACAACGGCTCAGCGGCGGTTTTTGAGAACTTCAGCGTGCAGTATGGCATGAGTACCTACTCCATGGGCAAGATGCCCAAGACCGGTTTTCTTCCTCCCGGCACTCCCATCAGCCCGGTAGGTTATGATACCAACAAGGCCTGGAGCGACTTCAACTACGTCAAATCCGGCTATACGGATTCGGCTTCGGCAGCCACGGCTATGGCCACGGGCGTCAAGATCTTTGATAATGTCCTCAATATGGATGTCTATGGCAATAAATTAAAGACAATTACCGAGTATGCCGCCGAACAGGGGAAGGCCACCGGCGTCGTCACCTCGGTGGAAATCAGTCACGCCACCCCGGCGGGGATGTATGCCCATAACGTTTCCCGCAACAATTTCACCGAACTGGCCAACGAAATGCTGGCTGGTCCGTTAAACGTCATCATGGGAGCCGGTAATCCCCGGTATGACAACAATGGCAATTATCTCTTTACCCCTAATTCCTATAAATATGTCGGCGGCGAGGACACCTGGAATGACTTGAGAACCGGCAGTCACACCAACAATTGGTCCTTGATCGAATCCGAGACCGCTTTTGAAGCTCTCGCCAGTGCGTCAGCCACCCCAGAGCGCGTGGTCGGTGTGGCGGAAGTCTATGAAACCCTGCAACAGTCCCGGAAACCAGCGCCCGGACCTAATGTTCTGTTAGATCCCGACGATGACACGCCACTGAATGATTCGGTGCCGAGCCTGGCGCTCATGACCAAAGGGGCCCTGAATGTGCTGGATAACGATCCTGACGGTTTCTTCCTTATGATTGAGGGCGGTGCGGTAGATTGGGCCAACCATGCCAACCAATTGGGCCGCCTGATCCAGGAGCAGAGCGATTTTAACGACTCAGTGCAAGTGGTTGTCGACTGGGTACTGGCGAACGGTGGTTGGGACGAGAACCTGCTGATTGTCACTGGCGACCATGAGTGCGGATACCTCTGGGGTCCGACACCGGGGGTCTTCAATGAAGTGGTAGATAATGGTGCCGGTAACCTGCCAGGGGCTTATTTCAATTCCGGCAGTCATACCAACAGCATCATTCCGCTTTATGCCGAAGGCGCCGGCTCCGAATTGTTTGCTGGCTACGCCGATGAGCTGGATCTGGTCCGGGGATCATATCTGGACAATACTGAATTGTTCCAGGTCATGAAGGCCCAGGTAGTCCCGACGCCACTGCCAGGGACCGTCTGGCTGATGGGATTTGGCCTGAGTGGATTGATTGTCTCTGGCCTGCGGAGATGGCAAATCTAA
- a CDS encoding RCKP-type rubredoxin-like domain-containing protein — MAIFTCEKCGATVDTRCKPKKCQKCGESNCLVKTSPPPDKSKK; from the coding sequence ATGGCAATCTTCACGTGCGAGAAATGCGGCGCTACCGTTGATACCCGTTGCAAACCCAAAAAATGCCAGAAATGCGGCGAGTCCAACTGCCTGGTCAAAACCTCACCACCGCCTGATAAAAGCAAAAAATAA
- the hemW gene encoding radical SAM family heme chaperone HemW — MSEIRRSINPMSEPPVIRPELPGLYLHVPFCQTKCPYCDFYSITDDSLVFAWLQALEKEIDLLNRKPVWRRSRAGTNILPAVGPGHDARAFGCSQFDTFYLGGGTPSCLGQDEISTVFDLIRQGFVFTKDAEITLEANPDDVTADRLHLWGRLGVNRLSLGVQSLLDAELRFLSRRHDALQARQALSLAREAGFENLGVDLMYGLPGQTKDNWLATLDSILVFQPEHLSCYQLTIEENTPLAAKRAQGLIKPLPEEQQRDFFLLTSQYLEEQGYLHYEISNFARNEPCISRHNSKYWRHTPYLGLGPAAHSFDGRLRFWNYRSVAEYCQALAAGKPPLDGREELTVEQRRLEAIYLGLRTKNGALLTFFTSLEAEEALSGLCRAGLVRVYQGRVLPTRQGFLVADSLALLLSF; from the coding sequence ATGAGTGAGATACGGCGCTCCATAAACCCAATGTCTGAACCTCCGGTAATCCGTCCGGAGCTTCCCGGCCTTTATCTCCATGTTCCTTTTTGTCAGACAAAATGTCCTTATTGCGATTTCTATTCGATTACCGATGATTCGCTGGTATTCGCCTGGCTGCAGGCCCTCGAAAAGGAGATTGATCTTCTCAACCGTAAACCTGTTTGGCGCCGGAGCAGGGCTGGTACCAACATCCTTCCTGCTGTAGGACCAGGACACGATGCCAGAGCCTTCGGTTGCAGCCAGTTCGATACCTTCTATCTGGGGGGCGGCACTCCGAGTTGTCTCGGTCAAGACGAGATAAGCACGGTCTTCGATCTCATCCGGCAGGGCTTCGTTTTTACTAAGGACGCTGAAATTACTCTCGAGGCCAACCCCGATGATGTGACCGCAGACAGACTCCATCTCTGGGGCAGGTTGGGAGTCAACCGCCTCAGCCTGGGAGTGCAGTCGCTCCTGGATGCCGAGCTGCGTTTTCTGAGTCGGCGGCACGACGCCCTCCAAGCCCGCCAGGCGCTGTCTTTGGCCCGGGAGGCGGGGTTCGAGAACCTCGGGGTTGACCTCATGTATGGCTTGCCAGGCCAGACAAAAGACAACTGGCTGGCAACGCTCGACAGCATCCTGGTCTTTCAGCCCGAACATCTCTCCTGCTATCAGTTGACTATTGAGGAAAATACGCCCTTGGCGGCCAAACGGGCTCAAGGACTCATAAAGCCATTGCCGGAAGAGCAACAAAGGGATTTTTTTCTTCTTACTTCGCAGTATCTGGAAGAACAAGGCTATCTACATTACGAAATCTCCAATTTTGCCCGGAATGAACCCTGTATCTCCCGCCATAACAGCAAATACTGGCGGCATACCCCTTACCTTGGACTCGGCCCGGCGGCCCATTCCTTCGACGGCCGTCTGCGTTTCTGGAATTATCGTTCCGTGGCAGAGTATTGCCAGGCGTTGGCAGCGGGGAAGCCCCCCCTGGATGGCAGGGAGGAGTTAACGGTTGAGCAGCGGCGTCTGGAGGCGATTTACCTGGGACTGAGAACCAAAAATGGCGCCCTGCTAACGTTCTTCACCTCTCTTGAGGCGGAAGAAGCGTTGTCAGGACTCTGTCGGGCAGGTCTGGTGCGGGTGTATCAAGGGCGGGTTCTCCCTACCCGCCAGGGTTTTCTGGTGGCCGACAGCCTGGCCTTGCTTTTAAGTTTTTAA